Proteins co-encoded in one Pararge aegeria chromosome 19, ilParAegt1.1, whole genome shotgun sequence genomic window:
- the LOC120632315 gene encoding mitochondrial intermembrane space import and assembly protein 40-B, giving the protein MSVSEGAGRSVWRLGGAAQHTLVVAPREQLAGPSAVQLPPPEPAPGLILPDGSINWGCPCLGGMATGPCGAQFREAFSCFHYSEAEPKGSDCYEKFSVMQDCMAQFPQLYDKDDDDDPAGALQAADPPAADPPAVDAPAAPQAADAPRDAVGASH; this is encoded by the exons ATGAGCGTGTCGGAGGGCGCGGGGCGCTCGGTGTGGCGgctgggcggcgcggcgcaGCACACGCTGGTGGTGGCGCCCCGCGAGCAGCTGGCCGGGCCCAGCGCCGTGCAGCTGCCGCCGCCCGAGCCGGCGCCCGGCCTCATCCTGCCCGACGGCTCCATCAACTGGGGCTGCCCGTGCCTGGGCGGCATGGCCACGGGCCCGTGCGGCGCGCAGTTCCGGGAGGCCTTCTCCTGCTTCCACTACAG CGAGGCGGAGCCCAAGGGCAGCGACTGCTACGAGAAGTTCAGCGTCATGCAGGACTGCATGGCGCAGTTCCCGCAGCTCTACGACAAGGACGACGACGACGACCCGGCCGGCGCGCTGCAAGCCGCCGACCCGCCGGCCGCCGACCCGCCGGCCGTCGACGCGCCCGCGGCGCCACAGGCCGCCGACGCTCCGCGCGATGCCGTCGGCGCGTCGCACTAG